The Pseudodesulfovibrio cashew genomic sequence GAGAAACACAACCATGGAACTCAGGCTGTCCGGCATGGCGATGAGAATCCGGCTGCCGGGCTGGGCTCCCTTGTTCCGCAACGCCTGGGCCATGCGTTTGGCCATGGCGGCCAGCTCGGCATACGTGACCTTGCCCCCGTCACAAATCAGGGCGGTCCTGTCAGCCCAGCGGGCTCCGCGATCCAGCAGCAGCTCGGCGGCGAAATTATATTCGGGTTGTGCGTTCATCCGGTTCCTCTTCGTGTTGAGATTACTTCGCCATTGCGAGGTGCCTAGTGCGCCCCCGAGATCTGCGCCAATCGCAACAGCAGATTGGCTGCCACCTGTCTCCGATACTCGGCGCTTGCCCGAACGTCGCTGATGGGGGACACGGTGTCCCGCACCTTTTCGCCCGCCTCGCGAAGGGCTCCCAGCGTCAGGGAACGTCCTTTGAGCAAAGCTTCGGCCTCGGGGCAGCGGATCACCATCGGGCCCACACTCCCCCACGCAAGCCGCGCTTCGGCGATGACGCCATCCTCGACCCTGAGCAGAGCCGCAAGGCTGACCACGGAGATGGCCAGGGCCTTTCGACGCCCGACCTTCTCAAAATACTGGATGGTACGTCCCTCGGGAATGGGTATGATGATGGCGGAGAGCAGCTCCCCGGGAGCCAGGGCCATTTGTCCCGGACCCACAATGAAATCGTTAACCGGCATGGTCCGCACCCCGGAGAGAGAGCGCAGCTCTACCTCCGCACCGAGAGCGTACAAGGGCGGGAGCATATCCGCTGCGGGCGAAGCGGTGCAGACGTTTCCGCCGAGGGTGGCCATGTTGCGCACAAGCGGGGACGCGAACACCTTGGCAGCGCCGTGCAGCAGGGGCAGACGCTCCCGCACGGCGGCATTCTCCAGCACGGCGGTCATGGATGTGGCCGCCCCGATGCGGATACGGCCGTCCGAGATTTCGAAGCCGGCGAGGTCCGCCACCTTCTCCAGACAGACAAGGGTTTCCGGCCTGTTCTGCTCCGCGCGACACCGAACCAGCAGGTCGGTGCCTCCGGCCATGACGTGGGCGTCCGGCTCAGCGCAGAGGGCCTCCAGGGCCGCT encodes the following:
- a CDS encoding FAD binding domain-containing protein; this encodes MNVLFPATVEAALEALCAEPDAHVMAGGTDLLVRCRAEQNRPETLVCLEKVADLAGFEISDGRIRIGAATSMTAVLENAAVRERLPLLHGAAKVFASPLVRNMATLGGNVCTASPAADMLPPLYALGAEVELRSLSGVRTMPVNDFIVGPGQMALAPGELLSAIIIPIPEGRTIQYFEKVGRRKALAISVVSLAALLRVEDGVIAEARLAWGSVGPMVIRCPEAEALLKGRSLTLGALREAGEKVRDTVSPISDVRASAEYRRQVAANLLLRLAQISGAH